Proteins encoded together in one Caldicellulosiruptor saccharolyticus DSM 8903 window:
- a CDS encoding YesL family protein, with translation MAGFFGFFDYTKPGPGVPEDLPPKSKFIVFFEVLARKFWKLCWLNILYFLVSLPILAILYFMIGSYLLPIIESVTKGVQSAKDVQTLQSFLMTALSLLLLSGFMVFGIGPTTAGFTYIVRNFAREEHAWVTSDFFEHLRKNIKEGFISFIVDILVIFVFSVSIRFYSYQSIKYPSVGIIKYFLIFTFLVYLMMHIYIYPMMVTYNLKVRHIYKNAFIFTILKLPHTIGMFLLMIGVWVIPFLLLFVTKFLLVLLLYPLIWVSILGLMQNFYTNYVFGIYLNPQKQEEQTENKSDDKHEDN, from the coding sequence GTGGCTGGATTTTTTGGATTTTTTGATTATACAAAGCCTGGGCCAGGAGTGCCAGAAGATCTTCCACCAAAGTCAAAATTTATAGTGTTTTTTGAAGTACTTGCACGTAAGTTTTGGAAGCTTTGTTGGCTAAATATTCTCTATTTTCTTGTATCGCTTCCAATATTAGCGATATTATATTTTATGATTGGGAGTTATTTATTGCCTATAATAGAGTCAGTTACAAAGGGCGTTCAAAGTGCAAAGGATGTTCAAACATTGCAGTCTTTTTTGATGACAGCTTTGAGTCTTCTACTTCTAAGTGGTTTTATGGTTTTTGGAATAGGACCGACAACTGCTGGCTTTACCTATATTGTTAGAAACTTTGCAAGGGAAGAGCATGCGTGGGTTACAAGTGACTTTTTTGAGCACTTGAGAAAAAATATAAAAGAGGGCTTTATAAGCTTTATTGTAGATATATTAGTCATATTTGTGTTTTCTGTTAGTATAAGATTTTACTCATATCAGAGTATAAAGTACCCAAGCGTTGGCATTATAAAATACTTCTTAATATTTACCTTTTTAGTTTATCTCATGATGCATATTTACATCTATCCGATGATGGTGACATATAATCTCAAGGTAAGGCATATATACAAAAACGCATTTATCTTTACAATATTAAAGCTTCCTCATACAATAGGTATGTTTTTATTGATGATCGGAGTATGGGTAATACCATTTTTGCTACTGTTTGTGACAAAATTCCTTCTTGTTTTACTACTCTATCCTCTCATTTGGGTAAGCATCTTGGGTCTTATGCAAAACTTTTATACAAATTACGTATTTGGAATATATTTGAATCCTCAAAAACAAGAAGAGCAAACTGAAAATAAAAGTGATGACAAACACGAGGATAATTAG
- a CDS encoding 50S ribosomal protein L25/general stress protein Ctc — MEPVLVYNKRETFTKSNLNKLRKEGYIPAVAYGDDIKSLPGYVSKKEFEKLYKQKGLAGKIKILIDGKERTALIKEVQTHYVKGNIIHVDFQILSENKPIYVEVPIVFENAEILKSRGLVLQRQIDTVEIEGLPKDIPEHLVIDLMEYEKPTAIKLRDIKLPEGIKITEDLDEVVAVIDVSEITEEPETEEKKEEGASSVSNS, encoded by the coding sequence ATGGAACCAGTGCTTGTCTACAATAAGCGAGAGACTTTTACTAAAAGTAACTTAAACAAGCTCAGAAAAGAAGGATATATCCCTGCTGTTGCATATGGTGATGACATAAAGAGCCTTCCAGGTTATGTTTCTAAAAAGGAGTTTGAAAAGTTATATAAACAAAAAGGATTAGCTGGAAAGATAAAAATTTTGATTGATGGAAAAGAAAGAACTGCACTTATAAAAGAGGTTCAAACTCACTATGTAAAAGGGAATATTATCCATGTAGATTTTCAGATACTATCTGAGAACAAACCTATTTATGTTGAAGTACCAATTGTCTTTGAAAATGCAGAGATATTAAAGTCAAGAGGGCTCGTGTTACAAAGACAGATAGATACAGTAGAGATAGAAGGACTTCCAAAGGATATTCCTGAACACTTAGTAATTGACCTTATGGAGTATGAAAAACCAACAGCTATAAAATTAAGAGATATAAAGCTTCCAGAGGGTATTAAGATAACAGAAGATTTGGATGAGGTTGTTGCAGTAATTGATGTAAGCGAGATCACAGAAGAGCCAGAGACAGAGGAGAAGAAAGAAGAGGGGGCTTCTTCTGTTTCGAATAGTTAA
- the argH gene encoding argininosuccinate lyase → MKLWQGRFSKDTARIFDEFNASIMVDINLFEYDVMGSVAHVKMLSKCDIIPEDEGKLIVNTLYEILNDFKEGKIEFDMSDEDVHMLIEKELIKRIGQVGKKVHTARSRNDQVVLDERLFCREKNLYLQELIKNLIDTIIKLAEENIDTIMPGFTHLQKAQPVLFSHYILAYAQMLKRDLLRFRQNFISINLNPLGSAALAGTTFDIDRFFVADQLEFDGVTENSIDTVSDRDFILEMLFNIAMLQMHLSRLAEDFIIFNTDEFRFIELDDAFCSGSSIMPQKKNPDALELIRGKTGRTFGNLIGLLTVLKALPLSYNKDMQEDKEFLFDSIDTAEKSLIIVNEILKTLKVNKENMLLACKSGFINATDLADYLVTKGVAFRDAHFVVGNIVKYCIENNKSLEELSTEEFKRFCDKIEEDVFKFISLENCIKRRKSYGATSPELVKKQIENLKEFLRAYE, encoded by the coding sequence ATTAAACTGTGGCAGGGTAGGTTCTCAAAAGATACAGCAAGGATATTTGATGAGTTCAATGCTTCTATCATGGTTGATATTAACCTCTTTGAGTATGACGTTATGGGCTCTGTTGCCCATGTGAAGATGCTCTCAAAATGTGATATTATACCTGAAGATGAAGGCAAACTAATTGTAAACACACTTTATGAAATATTAAATGACTTTAAAGAAGGAAAAATTGAGTTTGATATGTCTGATGAAGATGTCCATATGCTGATTGAAAAAGAGCTAATAAAGAGAATAGGACAGGTTGGAAAGAAGGTCCACACGGCTCGGAGTAGGAACGACCAGGTGGTACTTGACGAAAGGCTTTTTTGTCGTGAAAAAAATCTCTATTTACAAGAGCTGATAAAAAATTTAATAGATACTATTATAAAATTAGCAGAAGAAAATATAGACACAATTATGCCAGGATTTACTCACCTTCAGAAAGCTCAGCCAGTGTTGTTCTCACATTACATCTTAGCATATGCCCAGATGCTAAAAAGAGATCTTTTAAGATTTAGGCAAAACTTTATCTCAATTAACCTAAATCCACTTGGCAGTGCTGCACTTGCAGGAACTACATTCGATATAGATAGATTTTTTGTGGCAGATCAGCTTGAATTTGACGGAGTTACAGAAAATAGTATAGATACAGTTTCTGACAGAGATTTTATTTTAGAAATGCTTTTTAATATAGCTATGCTTCAAATGCATCTTTCTCGGCTTGCGGAAGATTTTATTATATTCAATACCGATGAGTTTAGATTCATTGAACTTGATGATGCATTTTGTTCTGGCAGCAGCATAATGCCACAGAAGAAAAATCCTGATGCACTCGAACTTATACGTGGTAAGACAGGAAGAACGTTTGGAAACCTAATTGGACTTTTGACAGTTTTAAAAGCTTTACCACTTTCCTATAATAAAGATATGCAGGAAGACAAAGAATTCTTGTTTGATTCTATCGATACTGCTGAAAAGAGTTTGATAATTGTAAATGAAATATTAAAGACTTTGAAAGTAAACAAAGAAAATATGCTTTTGGCTTGCAAATCTGGATTTATCAATGCAACAGACCTTGCCGATTACTTGGTAACAAAAGGCGTAGCCTTTAGAGATGCTCATTTTGTTGTGGGAAATATTGTAAAGTACTGTATTGAAAACAATAAATCATTAGAAGAGCTTTCTACAGAAGAGTTTAAAAGATTTTGTGATAAAATTGAAGAAGATGTTTTCAAGTTTATAAGCCTCGAAAACTGTATTAAAAGGCGTAAAAGCTATGGTGCCACCTCACCTGAACTTGTAAAAAAGCAAATTGAAAATTTAAAAGAATTTTTGAGAGCTTACGAATGA
- a CDS encoding argininosuccinate synthase: MQLNKVVLAYSGGLDTSVIIPWLKENFSCEVIAVVVDVGQEDDFETIKERAYKTGASKVYIEDAKAEFVKEYIFPTLKAGAVYEGKYLLGTSMARPLIAKRLVEIAKKENADAIAHGATGKGNDQVRFEVTIKALMPNIKIIAPWRMWNLKSREDELNYLAQKGIDIPFKKEESYSTDWNIWHLSHEGLELEDPWNMPNFEKVLMIIKNPFSLNDEPETIEIEFEKGVPIKINGKEMNCVELLKYLNKKGAEHGIGIVDIVENRLVGMKSRGVYETPGGTILHYAHRELEYLCLDRATLHFKEMVAIRFAELVYDGLWFSPLREALSAFVDKTQEVVNGTVKLVLYRGNIYSAGSKSPNSLYIKDLATFEEDQMYNQKDAEGFINLFGLPLKVFGMVNKKAGDSD, translated from the coding sequence ATGCAACTTAACAAAGTAGTCCTTGCTTATTCAGGCGGGCTTGATACATCTGTTATAATACCATGGCTAAAAGAAAACTTCAGCTGTGAGGTCATTGCAGTTGTAGTGGATGTTGGCCAAGAAGATGACTTTGAGACCATAAAAGAAAGAGCCTATAAAACTGGTGCATCAAAGGTTTATATTGAAGATGCCAAAGCGGAATTTGTAAAGGAATATATATTCCCTACTCTAAAAGCTGGTGCAGTTTATGAAGGAAAATATCTTCTTGGCACGTCAATGGCAAGACCGCTAATTGCAAAAAGGCTTGTTGAGATTGCTAAAAAGGAAAATGCTGATGCAATAGCTCACGGTGCCACAGGCAAAGGTAATGACCAGGTAAGATTTGAGGTGACAATAAAGGCACTTATGCCAAATATAAAAATAATTGCTCCTTGGAGAATGTGGAACTTAAAATCACGTGAAGACGAGTTAAATTACCTTGCCCAAAAAGGAATAGATATTCCTTTCAAAAAAGAAGAAAGTTACAGTACTGATTGGAATATATGGCACCTGTCGCATGAAGGACTTGAGTTGGAAGATCCCTGGAACATGCCTAATTTTGAAAAAGTGTTAATGATTATAAAAAATCCTTTTTCATTAAATGATGAGCCAGAAACTATAGAAATAGAGTTTGAAAAAGGTGTTCCGATTAAGATAAATGGCAAAGAAATGAATTGTGTTGAACTTTTGAAGTATTTAAATAAAAAAGGAGCAGAACATGGAATTGGCATTGTTGACATAGTTGAAAATAGGCTTGTGGGAATGAAATCGCGTGGCGTGTATGAAACACCTGGCGGGACAATCTTGCACTATGCTCATAGAGAATTAGAATATCTTTGCCTTGACAGAGCAACTTTACACTTTAAAGAGATGGTAGCTATCAGATTTGCTGAACTTGTTTATGATGGGCTTTGGTTCTCACCTTTAAGAGAAGCACTTTCAGCATTTGTTGACAAAACCCAAGAAGTTGTAAATGGTACAGTAAAACTTGTGTTGTACAGAGGTAATATTTACTCTGCTGGTTCAAAATCACCAAATTCACTGTACATCAAAGACCTTGCAACATTTGAAGAAGACCAGATGTATAATCAAAAAGATGCAGAAGGATTTATAAACTTGTTTGGCTTACCTTTGAAGGTATTCGGAATGGTGAACAAGAAGGCGGGTGATTCAGATTAA
- the nadD gene encoding nicotinate-nucleotide adenylyltransferase: protein MKVAIFGGTFNPIHIGHLIMAQYVKNFSEVDRVIFVPNGVPPHKNVDIALPEDRFEMVKLSIEDNPDFEISDFEIKNKEPSWTINTLNYFATSYEKVYFILGSDNLFEIIKWYRAEEILKKFPIIVLPRERNTTLIRRQIEELGIQFSAKMVLIDMPIIDISSTEIRRLIRENKSIRYMVHPKVEEYIIRKGLYKE from the coding sequence ATGAAAGTAGCTATCTTTGGTGGAACATTTAATCCTATTCATATAGGACATTTGATTATGGCACAGTATGTTAAAAATTTTTCTGAGGTTGACAGAGTTATCTTTGTACCCAATGGTGTACCACCGCATAAAAATGTTGATATCGCATTGCCTGAAGACAGATTTGAAATGGTAAAACTTTCAATTGAAGATAATCCAGACTTTGAAATAAGCGATTTTGAAATAAAGAATAAAGAGCCGAGCTGGACTATAAATACCTTAAACTACTTTGCCACCTCTTATGAGAAAGTGTATTTCATACTAGGAAGCGACAATCTTTTTGAAATTATAAAATGGTACAGGGCGGAAGAGATTTTAAAAAAATTTCCTATTATTGTTTTGCCAAGAGAGAGGAATACAACTTTGATAAGAAGACAAATTGAAGAGCTTGGTATACAGTTTAGTGCAAAAATGGTTCTGATAGATATGCCTATTATTGACATTTCTTCGACAGAGATTAGAAGACTGATAAGAGAGAATAAAAGCATAAGATATATGGTGCATCCAAAAGTGGAAGAATATATAATAAGAAAGGGGCTTTATAAAGAGTGA
- the yqeK gene encoding bis(5'-nucleosyl)-tetraphosphatase (symmetrical) YqeK, translated as MNIDTIKEKLKELLDEQRFVHSLGTMDCAMMLAKRFDEDVQKAMIAGLVHDCAKCLKKEELLNCAFKSGIVIDNIMISQPELLHGPAGYYLAKELFGIYDSDILNSIAYHTTGRENMTKLEKIIYVADLIEPSRKFKSVELIRKKSFEDLDKAVVMAMDNTIKYVIEKGGLIHPSTIFARNQLILKESGEDS; from the coding sequence GTGAATATTGATACAATCAAAGAGAAACTGAAAGAACTTTTGGATGAGCAAAGGTTTGTCCATTCACTTGGGACAATGGACTGTGCAATGATGTTAGCCAAAAGATTTGATGAAGATGTCCAAAAGGCGATGATTGCAGGGCTTGTTCATGACTGTGCAAAGTGCCTCAAAAAAGAAGAGTTGTTGAATTGTGCTTTCAAATCTGGTATAGTTATAGATAACATAATGATAAGTCAGCCAGAGCTTTTACACGGCCCGGCAGGATATTATCTTGCAAAGGAACTTTTTGGAATTTATGATAGTGATATATTGAACTCTATAGCCTATCATACGACAGGAAGAGAGAATATGACGAAATTAGAAAAAATTATCTATGTTGCTGATTTAATTGAACCATCAAGAAAATTCAAATCGGTCGAGCTTATTAGAAAGAAATCATTTGAGGATCTTGACAAGGCAGTAGTTATGGCCATGGACAACACTATCAAGTATGTAATTGAAAAAGGCGGGCTTATACATCCTTCTACTATTTTTGCAAGAAATCAGTTAATTCTCAAAGAAAGCGGGGAAGACAGTTGA
- a CDS encoding LCP family protein yields MKRIRLKKQAKIFLSSFLITVAIVLMGILATALYIKQTKTLPPILSNIIEKVTNTEPANVEDKLPMNILVLGSDEKQGGRSDTIMLVHIQKDFQPIVISIPRDTRVKVEGIKGYSKINAAYAYGKSKLAVKTVEDILGIKIDKYVVVNYEAVEKIVDLVGGVDVEVPFHLYYVDTTPGKELYINIPAGLQHLDGKKAVEFLRWRHNSNGKEYGRGGDLGRIEMQRKLLYALIEKMLKPQNIVRLPLIVQTVSKYTDHNFTKNEIMWFIQNVGKFNTQNIMMTILPGYPKYIDRVSYYILNEEKCRALIDDLNEPEVLKDSMKIKILSKSFDDKATQLKNDLESKGYSNVNLGRVSKLESSEVELKRVNRKYLELLKNDIDLSTYQVVYSPDYSDKFDVYIKVK; encoded by the coding sequence TTGAAGAGGATACGACTTAAAAAACAGGCAAAGATATTTTTAAGTTCTTTTCTGATAACAGTGGCTATTGTGCTTATGGGTATCTTGGCAACTGCGTTATATATAAAACAAACAAAAACACTTCCTCCCATTTTGAGCAATATTATTGAAAAGGTAACAAACACTGAGCCTGCAAATGTTGAAGACAAGCTTCCTATGAACATTCTTGTTCTGGGAAGTGACGAAAAGCAGGGTGGAAGGTCAGATACAATAATGCTTGTTCATATACAAAAAGACTTTCAACCAATTGTAATTTCAATACCAAGAGATACAAGAGTAAAAGTTGAGGGGATAAAAGGGTATTCAAAGATAAATGCTGCTTATGCTTATGGAAAATCAAAGCTTGCTGTAAAAACAGTAGAGGATATTCTTGGTATAAAGATTGACAAGTACGTGGTTGTAAACTATGAGGCTGTTGAAAAGATAGTAGATTTGGTTGGCGGTGTTGATGTTGAGGTACCATTCCACCTTTATTATGTTGACACAACACCTGGCAAAGAGCTTTATATTAATATCCCTGCTGGTCTTCAGCATCTTGATGGCAAAAAGGCTGTGGAGTTTTTGCGCTGGCGACACAATTCAAATGGCAAAGAATATGGTAGAGGTGGCGATTTAGGACGCATAGAAATGCAAAGAAAACTTTTATATGCCCTCATTGAAAAGATGCTAAAACCACAAAACATAGTAAGACTTCCACTAATTGTCCAGACAGTTTCTAAATATACTGACCATAATTTCACTAAAAATGAAATAATGTGGTTTATACAAAATGTTGGAAAGTTCAATACACAAAATATCATGATGACAATCTTACCAGGGTATCCTAAGTATATTGACAGAGTCTCTTATTACATCTTAAATGAAGAAAAATGTAGAGCTTTAATTGATGATTTAAATGAACCTGAGGTGTTAAAAGATAGTATGAAGATAAAAATCTTATCAAAGTCGTTTGATGATAAAGCAACCCAGCTTAAAAATGACCTTGAGTCAAAAGGGTATTCAAATGTTAATCTTGGAAGGGTAAGTAAGCTTGAAAGCAGCGAGGTTGAGTTAAAAAGAGTAAATAGAAAATACTTAGAGTTATTAAAAAATGACATTGACCTTTCCACTTATCAAGTTGTATATTCTCCTGATTACAGCGACAAATTTGATGTGTATATTAAAGTTAAGTAA
- the rsfS gene encoding ribosome silencing factor, with protein sequence MEKILQIVRILSQKKAQDIVVLDISKLTIIADYFIICSASNIQHVKALVDEIEEKSPADILRIEGRESYRWVVVDYGDVILHIFHEKEREFYNLERLWIDAPKVEIAI encoded by the coding sequence TTGGAAAAGATACTTCAAATTGTAAGGATTCTTAGTCAAAAAAAAGCTCAAGACATTGTAGTTTTGGATATATCAAAGCTTACAATAATAGCAGATTACTTCATAATATGCAGCGCTTCAAATATCCAGCATGTCAAGGCACTTGTTGACGAGATAGAAGAAAAGTCTCCTGCTGATATCCTCAGAATTGAAGGAAGAGAAAGTTACAGATGGGTTGTTGTTGATTATGGAGATGTAATTCTTCATATTTTCCATGAAAAGGAAAGAGAATTTTATAATTTAGAAAGACTATGGATAGATGCTCCAAAGGTGGAGATAGCAATCTAA
- the leuS gene encoding leucine--tRNA ligase has translation MEYNFREIEKKWQQKWFSQNKYKVTEDSPKPKYYVLEMFPYPSGKLHMGHVRNYSIGDVFARFMRLKGYNVLHPMGWDAFGLPAENAAIKHGIHPSDWTWSNIENMKRQLKELGISYDWDREVATCHPDYYKWTQWMFLQFYKAGLAYRKRSYVNWCPSCETVLANEQVVNGRCERCKSLVGKKDLEQWFFRITKYAERLLRDIDKLDGWPEKVKIMQKNWIGRSEGAEIEFEIDGLGKRIKVFTTRPDTLFGVTYLVLAPEHPLTKEIIAGKPQEKECLEFIEKMQYLNEIERTSTETEKEGRFTGGYAIHPLTGKKVPIYIANYVLVDYGTGAVMGVPAHDQRDFEFAKKYNLPIKVVIKGDGVDIQNLQSAYEGEGVLINSGEFNGLKNTEAMKKITEYLEKNGYGKACVTYKLRDWLISRQRYWGAPIPIVYCDDCGIVPVPEEELPVLLPYNVEFKPTGQSPLAYCEEFVNTTCPKCGKPARRETDTMDTFICSSWYYFRYTDPKNSEKPFEKSLVDYWLPVDQYIGGVEHAILHLLYSRFFTKVLYDLGYISFEEPFKNLLTQGMVLKDGAKMSKSLGNIVSPEEIVEKYGADTARLFILFAAPPERDLEWSDQGVEGCFRFLNRLWRLYIELKDKLSDSSLPGQSELDDELNYRLNYTIKKVTEDIGERFNFNTAISSIMELLNFLYDYKEKGSLNRELILKTLKNFLILIYPFTPHIACELWEIMGFEGDIEDVSWPEYDESALVRKNVEIAVQINGKVRARFDVPVDISEEELKQKIMNNEKIKTLLEGKEIVKFIYVKNRLVNIVIK, from the coding sequence ATGGAATACAATTTTAGAGAAATTGAGAAGAAATGGCAGCAAAAGTGGTTTTCACAGAACAAGTACAAAGTTACAGAAGACAGTCCAAAACCAAAGTATTACGTGCTTGAGATGTTTCCATATCCTTCGGGGAAACTCCATATGGGACATGTAAGAAATTATTCAATTGGAGATGTTTTTGCAAGATTTATGAGACTTAAGGGATATAATGTACTGCATCCAATGGGCTGGGATGCTTTTGGACTGCCTGCAGAGAATGCTGCTATTAAACATGGAATTCATCCTTCTGATTGGACTTGGTCAAACATTGAGAACATGAAAAGGCAGCTAAAAGAGCTTGGTATAAGTTATGACTGGGACAGAGAAGTTGCTACATGCCACCCTGACTATTATAAATGGACACAATGGATGTTTTTGCAGTTTTACAAAGCTGGACTTGCATACCGAAAAAGATCTTATGTTAACTGGTGCCCGTCTTGTGAAACAGTTCTGGCAAATGAACAAGTTGTAAATGGAAGGTGCGAAAGATGTAAGTCTCTTGTTGGTAAAAAGGACTTAGAACAGTGGTTTTTTAGAATAACCAAGTATGCAGAAAGGCTCCTTCGCGATATAGATAAACTTGATGGTTGGCCGGAGAAAGTCAAGATTATGCAGAAGAACTGGATTGGAAGAAGTGAAGGGGCAGAGATTGAATTTGAAATAGACGGTCTTGGTAAGAGAATAAAAGTGTTCACAACAAGACCTGATACACTTTTTGGTGTGACATACTTGGTTTTGGCGCCAGAACATCCACTAACAAAAGAGATAATTGCAGGAAAACCACAAGAGAAGGAATGTCTTGAATTTATTGAGAAGATGCAGTATCTAAATGAAATTGAAAGGACGTCAACAGAGACAGAAAAAGAAGGAAGATTCACAGGTGGGTATGCTATCCATCCCCTGACAGGGAAAAAGGTACCCATTTACATTGCTAATTATGTTTTAGTAGACTATGGAACAGGTGCGGTAATGGGTGTTCCTGCTCATGACCAAAGAGACTTTGAGTTTGCAAAAAAATATAACCTGCCAATAAAGGTTGTTATCAAAGGTGATGGAGTTGACATACAAAATCTTCAAAGTGCTTATGAAGGGGAAGGAGTTTTAATTAATTCGGGTGAGTTTAACGGACTAAAAAATACAGAGGCTATGAAAAAGATTACAGAATACCTTGAGAAAAATGGTTATGGCAAGGCTTGTGTCACTTATAAATTAAGAGATTGGCTAATTTCTCGTCAGCGTTATTGGGGTGCACCAATTCCTATTGTATACTGCGATGACTGTGGAATTGTACCTGTTCCAGAAGAGGAGTTGCCGGTACTTTTGCCGTACAATGTGGAGTTCAAGCCAACAGGCCAGTCGCCACTTGCTTATTGTGAGGAGTTTGTAAATACAACCTGTCCAAAATGTGGAAAGCCCGCAAGAAGAGAAACTGATACAATGGATACCTTTATATGTTCATCTTGGTACTATTTTAGATATACAGACCCAAAAAATTCTGAAAAACCATTTGAAAAGTCGCTTGTGGATTATTGGCTTCCTGTTGACCAATATATTGGCGGAGTTGAACATGCTATACTACATCTTTTATATTCAAGGTTCTTTACAAAAGTGCTTTACGACCTGGGCTATATATCATTTGAAGAACCATTTAAGAATCTTTTGACCCAAGGTATGGTATTAAAAGATGGTGCGAAGATGTCAAAATCTCTTGGTAACATTGTCAGCCCTGAAGAGATAGTTGAAAAATATGGAGCTGATACAGCAAGGTTATTTATCCTTTTTGCAGCGCCACCAGAAAGAGACTTAGAGTGGTCAGACCAGGGCGTTGAGGGATGTTTTAGATTCTTAAATAGGCTCTGGAGGCTTTACATTGAGCTCAAAGATAAGCTTTCGGACAGTAGTTTGCCAGGTCAGTCTGAACTTGATGATGAGCTAAATTACAGGCTAAATTACACCATAAAAAAGGTTACTGAGGACATAGGCGAGAGGTTTAATTTCAATACTGCAATTAGTAGTATAATGGAGCTTTTGAACTTCTTATATGACTATAAAGAAAAAGGCAGTTTAAATAGAGAACTAATTTTGAAAACACTAAAGAACTTTTTGATTTTAATATACCCATTTACACCTCATATAGCATGTGAACTGTGGGAGATTATGGGATTTGAAGGGGACATCGAAGATGTTTCATGGCCTGAATATGATGAAAGTGCGCTTGTTAGAAAGAATGTTGAAATAGCTGTTCAAATAAATGGCAAAGTTAGAGCAAGGTTTGACGTTCCAGTTGATATCTCTGAAGAGGAACTGAAACAGAAGATCATGAATAATGAGAAGATTAAAACTCTTTTGGAAGGAAAAGAGATTGTGAAGTTTATATATGTTAAAAATAGACTTGTTAACATTGTCATAAAATAA
- a CDS encoding D-alanyl-D-alanine carboxypeptidase family protein, with protein MTQKSKTVSFNSLRIALLIFLILFIPVPVYSKEESNTLLSDINAKSAILIEANTGQILFQKNPNSRCFPASTTKILTALVALSKEKDLDKLFKVSKNAIMIEPGSSSYYLNEGETISFQDALYAMLLISANDAANVIAENISGSIQEFVKEMNQFAQNIGAKDSHFVNPSGLHNPQHYTTAYDLSLIARQAYKNETLRKIVSTVEYKITTASMHKKPDWQIIYNINKLLRKNSKYYYPYANGMKTGYTAQAKRCLIASAKKDDIDLIAVILSSDDAFADAIKLLDYGFNNFRKEELFKQNQIIGKVMVDKVNKKWIDGYIKSSFYVLKNQNTNSEDITYRITFLKDIKPPINKDTVIGNVYIYSAGNLLSSIPIFSYESYIPQPKITTVIHTVKKGLVKGMKILFDFLLVVVVLIVIFAIATIIRLRRKRVKLKLRSTKTIDFSSFPNKKLK; from the coding sequence ATGACACAAAAATCTAAAACGGTATCTTTTAATTCCTTGAGGATTGCTTTACTAATCTTCTTAATTTTATTTATACCAGTACCGGTTTATTCGAAAGAAGAAAGTAATACCTTATTATCGGATATAAATGCTAAGTCAGCAATTCTTATTGAAGCAAATACAGGACAAATACTTTTTCAAAAGAATCCAAACTCAAGGTGCTTTCCAGCAAGCACAACCAAAATCCTAACAGCCCTTGTTGCACTCTCGAAGGAAAAAGACCTTGACAAATTATTCAAAGTTTCTAAAAATGCCATTATGATAGAGCCTGGTAGCAGCAGTTATTACCTTAATGAAGGCGAAACAATATCCTTTCAAGACGCACTATATGCAATGCTTTTAATTTCTGCAAACGACGCTGCTAATGTGATTGCTGAAAACATATCTGGCAGCATACAAGAGTTTGTTAAAGAAATGAACCAGTTTGCTCAAAATATTGGTGCAAAGGATTCACACTTTGTAAATCCAAGTGGGCTTCACAATCCACAACATTATACAACAGCTTATGACTTGAGCTTAATTGCCCGGCAAGCTTATAAAAATGAAACTTTGAGAAAGATTGTGTCAACAGTTGAATATAAAATTACGACAGCTTCTATGCACAAAAAACCTGATTGGCAGATTATATACAATATTAATAAGCTTTTACGTAAAAACTCAAAATACTACTATCCATATGCAAATGGTATGAAAACAGGCTACACTGCTCAAGCAAAAAGGTGTTTGATTGCCTCTGCTAAAAAAGATGATATAGATCTTATTGCAGTTATTCTATCCTCAGACGACGCTTTTGCTGACGCAATTAAACTTCTCGACTATGGTTTTAACAATTTCAGAAAAGAAGAGCTGTTTAAACAAAATCAGATCATTGGAAAAGTAATGGTGGACAAGGTCAATAAAAAATGGATTGATGGTTATATCAAATCTTCATTTTATGTGTTAAAAAATCAAAATACAAATTCAGAAGATATTACTTACCGTATAACCTTTTTAAAAGACATTAAACCGCCGATAAACAAGGATACAGTAATCGGAAATGTATATATTTACAGTGCTGGTAACTTGCTTTCCTCAATCCCTATATTCTCATATGAAAGTTACATTCCTCAGCCAAAAATTACAACGGTCATACATACCGTAAAAAAAGGACTTGTAAAAGGAATGAAGATTTTATTTGATTTTCTCTTAGTTGTTGTAGTATTAATAGTTATTTTTGCAATAGCAACTATAATAAGACTTAGAAGAAAAAGAGTAAAACTCAAATTAAGGTCAACAAAGACAATAGACTTTTCTTCATTTCCAAACAAAAAGCTAAAATAA